The following proteins are encoded in a genomic region of Paracoccus sp. MBLB3053:
- a CDS encoding ABC transporter substrate-binding protein: MLTRTLPAGLLLASALTLPVGAQTAWPVTLSNCGVDLSFAKAPESAVTVGQAATEILYSLGLADKVAGTSVWFTEVLPQFQMENAGIERLADNDPSFESVAALRPGIVTVQYEWHVGPQGIVATREQFADLGIPVYTLPSDCTGKDNTKGSDGTRSSMYSMDSIYQGVIELGRIFDVADKGTALVNELRSREAKAIEKAKALDLKDGSAVFWFSSAEMDIDPYVAGRKGPPGYMMQALGIRNIIESDEEWPVVSWETIARANPSVIVLARMDRRRFEADDHEKKIAFLKSDPVTSQMDAVKHDRLIVLDAHAMDPSIRNIDALETLAEALPKLDLK; this comes from the coding sequence ATGTTGACCAGGACCCTGCCCGCAGGGCTGCTGCTTGCAAGCGCCCTCACCCTTCCGGTCGGCGCACAGACCGCATGGCCCGTGACGCTTTCGAACTGCGGCGTCGATCTGTCTTTCGCCAAGGCGCCGGAAAGCGCCGTAACCGTGGGTCAGGCAGCGACCGAGATACTCTATTCTCTGGGTCTGGCCGATAAGGTCGCTGGCACCTCGGTCTGGTTCACCGAAGTCCTTCCGCAGTTCCAGATGGAGAATGCCGGGATCGAGCGCCTGGCCGACAATGACCCGAGCTTCGAAAGCGTTGCGGCCTTGCGCCCGGGGATCGTCACCGTGCAATACGAATGGCATGTAGGGCCCCAAGGCATCGTCGCCACGCGCGAGCAGTTCGCCGACCTGGGCATTCCCGTCTACACCCTGCCCTCGGATTGCACCGGCAAGGACAATACCAAGGGCTCGGACGGCACGCGATCGTCGATGTATTCGATGGACAGCATCTATCAGGGCGTCATTGAACTGGGCCGCATCTTCGACGTGGCTGACAAGGGCACCGCGCTGGTGAACGAACTGCGATCGCGCGAAGCGAAGGCGATCGAAAAGGCCAAGGCACTCGATCTCAAGGATGGCTCGGCGGTCTTCTGGTTCTCGTCAGCCGAGATGGACATCGACCCCTATGTCGCGGGTCGCAAGGGACCGCCCGGCTACATGATGCAGGCCCTGGGGATCAGGAACATCATCGAAAGCGACGAGGAATGGCCGGTCGTGAGCTGGGAAACCATTGCCCGCGCCAATCCTTCGGTCATCGTCCTGGCAAGGATGGACCGGCGCCGCTTCGAGGCCGACGATCATGAAAAAAAGATCGCCTTCCTGAAATCCGATCCGGTGACCAGCCAGATGGACGCGGTGAAGCATGATCGCCTCATCGTTCTGGACGCGCATGCCATGGACCCCTCGATCCGCAATATCGACGCGCTCGAGACCCTGGCCGAGGCGCTGCCGAAGCTCGACCTGAAATGA
- a CDS encoding copper chaperone PCu(A)C: MMKTSFAAFLAALICAAPVTALADHTHGAAEAQVLGDLAISDGFTRAMLPNAPVAGGFLSIANNGTQDDRLISASSDRAGEVQIHEMAMQGHVMKMRELPDGLAIPAGQTVELKPGGYHLMFLQVKTPFAEDESVPVTLVFEKAGSTEIELPVGPADAKAAAHGHGGHDDHSGH, from the coding sequence ATGATGAAGACTTCTTTTGCCGCCTTCCTTGCCGCGCTGATCTGCGCCGCGCCCGTCACGGCACTTGCCGACCATACCCATGGCGCCGCCGAAGCGCAGGTGCTGGGCGATCTGGCGATTTCGGACGGCTTCACCCGCGCCATGCTGCCCAATGCGCCGGTCGCCGGTGGTTTCCTGTCCATCGCCAACAACGGCACCCAGGACGATCGTCTGATTTCGGCAAGTTCGGACCGCGCGGGCGAGGTGCAGATCCACGAAATGGCCATGCAGGGCCACGTGATGAAGATGCGCGAATTGCCCGACGGGCTGGCGATCCCCGCCGGTCAGACGGTGGAGCTGAAGCCGGGCGGCTATCACCTGATGTTCCTGCAGGTGAAAACGCCCTTTGCCGAGGACGAGAGCGTCCCGGTCACTCTGGTCTTCGAGAAGGCCGGGTCGACCGAGATCGAACTGCCCGTCGGCCCCGCCGACGCGAAGGCCGCTGCGCATGGCCATGGCGGCCATGACGATCATTCCGGTCACTGA
- a CDS encoding PepSY-associated TM helix domain-containing protein — MSLQDTAIGRPARAATGASDLYRAVWRWHFYAGLLVLPFLISLSITGALYIYRDEIDAWYHADLKRVAVQQADRIAPTAMVASALQVVPGSALKYTAPAHPDSSAEITVKTADGKSAVYVDPYSGLVLGALSDRSTLMWTIRYLHSLKYFGTYARYAIEIAAGWSILLVGTGIYLWWPRGQKGGVLSVRGRPQRRVFWRDLHAVTGLFVGGFIVFLAITGMPWSGVWGAKVNQWANGNNFGYPDGVRVNVPMSDQKLDDIAKTSWTLEQARLPETPNVQDGAAPISLDQAVMKFDALGLHPGYSVALPGRPQGVFTGSVYPDDLSQQRVIHLDQYSGEPLLDMGYGDYGPMGKALEWGINTHMGQTFGAANQLILVMACIATVLLCVSAAVMWWKRRPSGSLGVPPMPSDKRVLRGLVAILALGGILFPLVGASLIVMLALDAIFMRSRRFGGAAG; from the coding sequence ATGTCACTTCAGGATACGGCCATTGGCCGTCCCGCACGCGCCGCGACCGGCGCGAGCGATCTTTACCGCGCCGTGTGGCGCTGGCATTTCTATGCCGGGCTGCTTGTACTGCCCTTTCTCATCTCGCTCTCGATCACGGGCGCGCTCTACATCTATCGTGATGAAATCGACGCCTGGTATCATGCCGATCTGAAGCGTGTCGCCGTCCAGCAGGCCGATCGCATCGCGCCGACCGCCATGGTCGCATCTGCGCTGCAGGTCGTGCCGGGGTCAGCCTTGAAATACACCGCACCCGCGCATCCCGACAGTTCGGCCGAGATCACCGTCAAGACAGCCGATGGCAAGTCGGCGGTCTATGTCGATCCCTATAGCGGCCTTGTCCTTGGCGCGCTGTCCGATCGCAGCACGCTGATGTGGACGATCCGCTATCTGCACAGTCTCAAGTATTTCGGCACCTATGCGCGCTATGCCATCGAGATCGCAGCGGGGTGGTCCATCCTGCTGGTCGGAACCGGCATCTACCTGTGGTGGCCGCGCGGGCAAAAGGGCGGCGTCCTATCGGTCCGGGGCAGGCCGCAACGTCGCGTGTTCTGGCGCGACCTGCACGCGGTGACGGGGCTGTTCGTCGGCGGCTTCATCGTCTTTCTTGCCATCACCGGCATGCCATGGTCGGGCGTCTGGGGTGCCAAGGTGAATCAATGGGCCAATGGCAACAATTTCGGCTATCCCGACGGGGTGCGGGTCAACGTTCCGATGTCGGACCAGAAGCTGGACGACATCGCCAAGACCTCGTGGACGCTTGAACAGGCGCGCCTGCCTGAAACGCCCAATGTGCAGGATGGCGCGGCGCCGATCTCGCTGGATCAGGCGGTGATGAAGTTCGACGCCCTTGGTCTGCACCCCGGCTATTCGGTCGCCCTTCCGGGCAGGCCCCAAGGCGTCTTCACCGGTTCGGTCTATCCCGATGACCTGAGCCAGCAGCGTGTCATCCATCTTGACCAGTATTCGGGAGAGCCGCTTCTGGACATGGGCTACGGCGATTACGGACCAATGGGCAAGGCGCTGGAATGGGGCATCAATACGCATATGGGGCAGACCTTCGGCGCGGCGAACCAGCTTATCCTTGTGATGGCCTGCATCGCGACCGTGCTGCTTTGCGTCTCGGCCGCGGTCATGTGGTGGAAAAGGCGCCCATCGGGTTCGCTCGGGGTGCCACCGATGCCGTCGGACAAGCGCGTGTTGCGCGGACTGGTCGCGATTCTCGCCCTTGGCGGCATCCTTTTTCCGCTGGTCGGAGCGTCGCTGATCGTAATGCTCGCGCTTGACGCGATCTTCATGCGGTCGCGTCGCTTCGGCGGGGCCGCGGGCTAG
- a CDS encoding DsbA family protein, with product MKPTRRDTLAMGLGATCVMISPAFAQSQIAGPSPRELTHDPDQPVLGNPDGDVTLIEFFDYQCPFCRKAHPETMDLVHKDGGIRLVLKDWPVFGPVSERATMIALGSVAGGKYPQVVEAMMAMKGRRLTDADIDKAVAKAGISPEAALESFDKGYAKWTALVGRNMGIAEMLGLMGAPSYVVGRDLFPGVTRMSVLKSAIDTARRG from the coding sequence ATGAAACCGACACGCCGCGACACGCTGGCAATGGGGCTTGGCGCGACCTGCGTCATGATTTCGCCCGCCTTCGCGCAATCGCAGATCGCGGGTCCGTCTCCGCGCGAACTCACGCACGATCCCGACCAGCCCGTGCTTGGCAACCCGGATGGCGATGTCACGCTGATCGAGTTTTTCGATTATCAATGCCCCTTCTGCCGCAAGGCCCATCCCGAAACGATGGATCTCGTGCACAAGGATGGTGGCATCCGCCTGGTCCTGAAGGACTGGCCCGTATTCGGACCGGTTTCAGAACGCGCGACGATGATCGCGCTGGGGTCAGTGGCGGGCGGGAAATACCCTCAGGTCGTGGAAGCCATGATGGCAATGAAGGGCCGCAGGCTGACCGATGCCGATATCGACAAGGCCGTCGCCAAGGCGGGCATCTCCCCCGAAGCGGCGCTTGAGAGCTTCGACAAGGGTTATGCCAAGTGGACCGCTCTGGTCGGCCGCAATATGGGCATCGCCGAAATGCTGGGGCTGATGGGCGCGCCCTCCTACGTCGTGGGTCGCGATCTGTTTCCCGGCGTCACGCGCATGAGCGTCCTGAAATCCGCGATAGATACCGCGCGAAGGGGATGA
- a CDS encoding L,D-transpeptidase has product MQGPSLGPFVWSADRMAVLAGLLNLMVVTATPWRNLARRSARRHAIPERTELMRLPLRRLALILALPLALGACAEKPGPEQPPVVPPVAPEVLSMYAATEDNGFRIDAIDPKYLTQRNIRQEVDYWTDEKPGTIIIDPWLRFLYYVLPDNRAMRYGVSVGDEGRAFAGEAHIPYARNWPSWRPTENMIKDQPETYAALRDGLPGGPGNPLGARAMYLHKGNKDTFYRIHGTMDPSSIGKATSAGCIRMFNQDAIHLEERVRSGARVVVLELEQAGMGTVPPGTLLPPPPSRIAPPPMPGDTGTDWLSRADDFPQGETT; this is encoded by the coding sequence ATGCAGGGACCGTCGCTTGGCCCCTTCGTCTGGTCCGCCGATCGCATGGCGGTGCTGGCCGGGCTGCTTAACTTGATGGTCGTGACCGCCACCCCTTGGCGAAATCTCGCGCGCCGATCTGCGCGCAGGCATGCAATCCCTGAAAGGACCGAACTGATGCGACTTCCGCTGCGCCGTCTTGCGCTGATCCTGGCCCTGCCACTCGCCCTCGGCGCCTGTGCCGAAAAACCCGGACCGGAACAGCCCCCGGTCGTGCCGCCGGTCGCACCCGAGGTTCTGTCGATGTATGCCGCAACCGAGGATAACGGATTCCGGATCGATGCGATCGACCCCAAATACCTGACCCAGCGCAATATCCGCCAAGAGGTGGATTACTGGACCGACGAAAAGCCGGGTACCATCATCATCGACCCCTGGCTGCGCTTTCTCTATTACGTGCTGCCTGACAACCGGGCGATGCGCTACGGTGTCTCGGTCGGAGACGAAGGCCGGGCCTTCGCCGGTGAGGCGCATATCCCCTATGCCCGAAACTGGCCAAGCTGGCGGCCGACCGAGAACATGATCAAGGACCAGCCCGAGACCTATGCCGCGCTACGCGACGGCCTTCCGGGCGGGCCGGGAAACCCGTTGGGCGCGCGCGCCATGTATCTGCACAAGGGCAACAAGGATACGTTCTACCGCATCCACGGCACCATGGACCCTTCCTCGATCGGCAAGGCGACATCGGCTGGCTGCATCCGGATGTTCAATCAGGATGCCATCCACCTTGAAGAACGCGTGCGTTCAGGGGCGCGAGTCGTGGTGCTGGAACTTGAACAGGCGGGAATGGGCACGGTGCCACCGGGCACGTTGTTGCCCCCGCCCCCATCCCGGATCGCTCCGCCCCCGATGCCCGGCGATACCGGGACCGACTGGCTCAGCCGCGCAGATGATTTCCCGCAAGGAGAAACCACATGA
- the dsbD gene encoding protein-disulfide reductase DsbD, protein MRARFLTIIFAWILVAMPLVAQEFSISGKAARPLDPHEAFQMRLEPADSAGAHIGWKIAPGYYLYRDSFEVTDAAGKKLRVVTAPGAIKDDPSFGLVEVYHDKAQITVPDAAGRVEVTYQGCQDNGICYQPTSAVIDLPTPQMSTRMPAEVPGTAVGLVFETTPGLDGLAAKGTAWLLLAYLGFGIALAFTPCAFPMLPVLIGMLARQGEALVPARGAALSGVYALAMASAFGLIGAIVGWSGQNLQIALQSPWAIGAMALLFGALAMSALGHFDLKMPGAVSARISRLQGPRGSLLGAAILGFCSALILGPCVTAPLAGALLYIAQTGDVALGAAALFALGLGQGIPLVLAATFGAALLPRAGQWMHHVRGIFALVFLVMAIWLAGRILPGQATLALWAILLIGTGIHLGAFGREIAPIARTLAVSALVAGLLQAFGAASGGSDPLKPLASLASAARAPAETGQDFADVGSAGALRQALASPADRPAIIYVTADWCITCRGIERDLLPDPDIMAALSDLARVKVDVSEPNPDLIALMAELGVAGPPTMIFLDRERREVAGSRLIGTISAGELRRSARAAGNG, encoded by the coding sequence ATGAGAGCAAGGTTCCTGACGATCATCTTTGCGTGGATTCTGGTCGCGATGCCGCTCGTCGCGCAGGAATTTTCGATTTCGGGGAAAGCGGCGCGACCGCTTGACCCGCATGAGGCTTTCCAGATGCGGCTCGAGCCCGCCGATAGCGCAGGCGCGCATATCGGATGGAAGATCGCGCCCGGCTATTACCTTTACCGGGACAGCTTCGAAGTGACGGATGCTGCGGGCAAGAAGCTTCGGGTCGTGACCGCTCCGGGCGCGATCAAGGACGACCCCAGCTTCGGCTTGGTCGAGGTCTATCATGACAAGGCGCAGATTACCGTGCCGGATGCTGCGGGCCGGGTCGAGGTCACCTATCAGGGCTGTCAGGACAACGGCATCTGCTACCAGCCGACAAGCGCAGTGATTGATCTGCCGACGCCGCAGATGTCCACGCGGATGCCTGCCGAAGTCCCCGGCACCGCAGTCGGACTGGTGTTCGAAACGACCCCCGGGCTGGATGGTCTGGCGGCCAAAGGCACGGCATGGCTGCTGCTGGCTTATCTGGGCTTCGGCATCGCCCTGGCATTCACGCCTTGCGCCTTTCCCATGCTCCCCGTCCTGATCGGCATGCTTGCGCGGCAGGGCGAAGCGCTTGTACCTGCGCGCGGCGCAGCGCTTTCGGGCGTCTACGCGCTGGCCATGGCCTCGGCCTTTGGCCTGATCGGCGCCATCGTCGGTTGGTCCGGCCAGAACCTTCAGATTGCCCTGCAATCGCCATGGGCGATCGGCGCCATGGCCTTGCTCTTCGGCGCTCTCGCCATGTCGGCGCTGGGGCATTTCGATCTGAAGATGCCGGGCGCGGTTTCGGCGCGGATCTCTCGGCTTCAAGGACCCCGTGGTTCGCTTTTGGGGGCGGCGATCCTTGGCTTCTGCTCGGCTCTGATCCTCGGGCCCTGCGTGACCGCGCCGCTGGCGGGTGCGCTTCTATACATCGCCCAGACCGGGGATGTCGCGCTAGGTGCCGCGGCACTTTTCGCGCTGGGGCTCGGGCAAGGGATTCCGCTGGTTCTCGCGGCTACGTTCGGCGCGGCCCTTCTGCCCAGGGCCGGGCAGTGGATGCATCATGTCCGGGGCATTTTTGCACTGGTCTTTCTGGTCATGGCCATCTGGCTCGCCGGTCGCATCCTGCCGGGGCAGGCAACGCTGGCGCTTTGGGCCATTCTTCTGATCGGAACGGGCATTCATCTTGGCGCGTTCGGGCGCGAGATCGCCCCGATCGCCCGCACCCTTGCCGTGAGCGCCCTTGTCGCAGGTCTCCTGCAGGCCTTCGGCGCCGCATCGGGTGGAAGCGATCCGCTGAAACCGCTTGCAAGCCTTGCGAGTGCCGCGCGCGCCCCGGCCGAGACAGGCCAGGACTTCGCCGATGTCGGGTCAGCAGGTGCATTGCGCCAGGCGCTCGCAAGCCCGGCCGATCGGCCCGCGATCATCTATGTCACCGCAGATTGGTGCATCACCTGTCGCGGCATCGAACGCGATCTTCTCCCCGACCCGGACATCATGGCAGCCCTTTCGGATCTCGCGCGGGTCAAGGTCGATGTCAGTGAGCCGAACCCGGACCTGATCGCACTGATGGCCGAACTGGGCGTGGCCGGACCACCGACCATGATCTTCCTTGACCGTGAACGGCGCGAGGTCGCGGGAAGCCGTCTCATCGGCACGATTTCGGCGGGTGAATTGCGGCGCTCTGCCCGTGCGGCGGGGAACGGCTGA
- a CDS encoding response regulator: MRVLIIEDDAILRDGLTVGLRLAGFSPEAVCDCADARQALAMGGFRAAVLDLMLPDGSGLDLLRELRGQGGTLPVLVLTARDRTPDRVQGLDAGADDYLGKPFELDELAARLRALIRRAQGRAEAEMAWNGLRLDPAQMRGRRDGREITFSPREFAILQALMERPGAILGKVQLEERIYGWQERVESNTIEVHVHNLRAKLGAGVIETVRGAGYRLADAG; encoded by the coding sequence TTGAGGGTCCTGATCATCGAGGATGACGCGATATTGCGCGACGGGCTGACGGTCGGCCTGCGCCTTGCAGGGTTTTCGCCCGAAGCCGTATGTGACTGCGCCGATGCGCGTCAGGCGCTGGCGATGGGTGGCTTTCGGGCGGCGGTGCTGGATCTCATGTTGCCCGATGGATCGGGCCTGGATCTGCTGCGCGAATTGCGCGGTCAGGGCGGGACGCTGCCGGTTCTTGTCCTGACCGCGCGCGATCGAACACCGGACCGGGTTCAGGGGCTAGACGCGGGCGCCGACGATTATCTGGGCAAGCCGTTCGAACTGGATGAACTGGCCGCGCGATTGCGTGCCTTGATCCGCCGCGCGCAGGGCAGGGCCGAGGCCGAGATGGCATGGAACGGGCTGCGATTGGACCCGGCCCAGATGCGCGGCCGGCGCGACGGGCGCGAGATCACGTTCTCTCCGCGCGAATTCGCGATCCTCCAGGCGCTGATGGAGCGGCCGGGCGCTATCCTTGGGAAGGTGCAGCTGGAAGAACGCATCTATGGCTGGCAGGAAAGGGTCGAAAGCAACACGATCGAGGTCCATGTCCATAACCTGCGGGCCAAGCTTGGCGCCGGCGTGATCGAAACCGTTCGCGGTGCGGGCTACCGTCTGGCGGATGCGGGATGA
- a CDS encoding ATP-binding protein — MSSIRKRLFVILLIATGAVWLSGVTWLQYSARAEVGRVLDRRLEEAAKMVVSLLAGGNIDPEVLSQAAARAPAPVMPMMGSHSYLRQLACQIWGLDGELISDSAGAPRQPLVGETEGFAESAAGGEKWRVYSLVDQRLGIRVMVGDAVAVRERLVNRVTFGLLIPALLALPILAGLIWWAVGRGLQPLDRLANELGARAADDLSPLPHRPVPRELRPMTHALDDLFHRVETMRNRERNFTAYAAHELKTPLAGLKTQAQIAGSAPDEPTRRHALGLIVEGVNRTDRMVRQLLDMTAVESAGQGRVCVPAQQVLAEVVRDLRPVAEGRDVALRVDAPGCPWQTPHGALLASAMRNVIENALNAAPTGSVVDIELGCDQQGATFRVLDQGPGIQEMDRAYVTQRFYRGAGSSGSGSGLGLAIVAEAARRMSGRLRLMPRPGGGEIVEITWPQSA, encoded by the coding sequence ATGAGCTCGATCCGCAAGCGGCTCTTTGTCATTCTTCTGATCGCCACCGGGGCAGTCTGGCTTTCGGGGGTGACGTGGCTGCAATATTCGGCACGGGCCGAGGTGGGGCGGGTGCTTGACCGGCGGCTGGAAGAGGCCGCGAAGATGGTCGTCTCGCTGCTGGCGGGCGGCAATATCGACCCGGAAGTGCTTTCGCAAGCCGCCGCGCGCGCGCCCGCCCCGGTCATGCCCATGATGGGGTCACACAGCTATCTGCGGCAATTGGCATGCCAGATCTGGGGATTGGACGGCGAATTGATCAGCGACTCGGCAGGGGCGCCGCGCCAGCCACTTGTCGGCGAAACCGAAGGATTCGCGGAAAGCGCGGCAGGCGGCGAGAAGTGGCGCGTGTACAGCCTGGTCGACCAGCGTCTTGGCATCAGGGTCATGGTGGGAGACGCGGTCGCTGTCCGCGAAAGGCTCGTCAACCGGGTGACGTTCGGCTTGCTCATCCCGGCTCTGCTGGCGCTGCCGATCCTTGCCGGGCTGATCTGGTGGGCTGTCGGGCGCGGGCTTCAGCCATTGGACCGATTGGCGAACGAGCTGGGCGCCCGTGCTGCCGATGACCTTTCGCCGCTGCCGCATCGCCCGGTGCCACGCGAGTTGCGGCCGATGACACATGCGCTGGATGACCTGTTCCACCGCGTCGAGACGATGCGCAACCGGGAACGGAATTTTACCGCCTACGCCGCGCATGAACTGAAGACGCCCTTGGCGGGGCTCAAGACCCAGGCTCAGATCGCGGGCTCGGCACCGGATGAGCCGACGCGCCGCCATGCGCTTGGCCTGATCGTCGAGGGGGTGAACCGGACCGACCGGATGGTGCGGCAACTTCTGGACATGACGGCGGTCGAAAGCGCGGGGCAGGGCCGGGTCTGCGTGCCTGCGCAGCAGGTCCTTGCCGAGGTCGTTCGTGATCTGCGCCCGGTGGCGGAGGGCCGGGACGTGGCGCTGCGCGTCGATGCGCCCGGATGCCCGTGGCAGACGCCCCATGGCGCGTTGCTGGCCTCAGCCATGCGTAACGTCATCGAGAATGCGTTGAACGCTGCCCCGACAGGTTCGGTTGTCGACATAGAGCTGGGATGCGACCAGCAGGGGGCGACCTTTCGCGTCCTGGACCAAGGACCCGGCATTCAGGAAATGGATCGTGCGTATGTCACCCAGCGCTTTTATCGGGGCGCGGGGAGTTCCGGATCGGGTAGCGGGCTGGGTCTTGCCATCGTGGCCGAGGCCGCTCGGCGCATGTCGGGGCGATTGCGCCTGATGCCCCGTCCGGGCGGGGGCGAGATCGTCGAGATCACTTGGCCGCAATCCGCCTGA
- a CDS encoding cache domain-containing protein, with protein sequence MPAQSRDYTRLTLTRSVYAFVLITLAAIFVLLAAILADRSGRMIDEALDRAVNVRTHAAAKILARSLERDWRSLGFLAEQATNLKQDTLRGVLDGMQGEGDRISWIGYTDINGRVIEATDGMLIGQDVSARPWFRGGLNGGFAGDMHEALLLAKLLGSETDEPLRFIDLSRPVLDVRGQVIGVVGMHINANWLEGSLRETARNLELDLFLLSADGSVVATTTGETPRTSDLEILRVAQTGSEGAMRETWPDGQDYFSTLVPQISFKELPSFGWRMLGRIETKSFASDAALLRQGGLLSVLAILAILFGATAIYVRIFAAPLAMLAGSAERIAGGSDEYPPSSTVTREAAQISSALARLQQDRPI encoded by the coding sequence ATGCCCGCCCAATCCCGAGATTACACCAGGCTCACCCTCACGCGCTCAGTCTATGCCTTCGTGCTGATCACCCTCGCGGCCATTTTTGTGCTTCTTGCCGCGATCCTCGCCGATCGCTCTGGCCGGATGATCGACGAGGCGCTCGATCGCGCGGTGAACGTGCGGACGCATGCGGCGGCCAAGATCCTGGCACGCAGCCTTGAACGCGATTGGCGCAGTCTGGGCTTCCTTGCCGAGCAGGCCACGAACCTCAAGCAGGATACCCTGCGTGGCGTGCTGGATGGCATGCAGGGCGAGGGAGACCGGATTTCCTGGATCGGCTATACCGATATCAACGGCCGCGTCATCGAGGCGACGGACGGGATGCTGATCGGGCAGGACGTGTCGGCGCGTCCTTGGTTTCGGGGTGGCTTGAACGGCGGATTTGCGGGTGACATGCACGAGGCGCTGCTTCTTGCGAAGCTGCTTGGCAGCGAGACCGACGAGCCGCTGCGCTTCATCGACCTGTCGCGTCCGGTCCTTGACGTAAGAGGGCAGGTGATCGGCGTGGTGGGGATGCACATCAACGCAAACTGGCTGGAAGGCTCCCTCAGGGAAACCGCGCGCAACCTCGAACTCGACCTGTTCCTGCTCTCGGCAGACGGCTCGGTGGTGGCGACGACAACAGGTGAGACGCCCCGGACCAGCGATCTGGAGATCCTTCGGGTCGCCCAGACCGGTTCCGAAGGCGCGATGCGTGAAACCTGGCCGGATGGACAGGACTATTTCAGCACGCTGGTGCCGCAGATCAGCTTCAAGGAATTGCCCAGCTTCGGCTGGCGGATGCTTGGACGGATCGAGACGAAGAGCTTTGCCTCGGACGCGGCCTTGCTGCGCCAGGGCGGGCTGCTGAGTGTCCTTGCCATTCTTGCCATCCTGTTCGGCGCCACTGCGATCTATGTCCGGATCTTCGCCGCGCCGCTTGCCATGCTTGCGGGTTCGGCCGAGCGCATCGCCGGAGGGTCGGACGAATACCCCCCGAGCTCGACCGTGACGCGCGAGGCGGCCCAGATTTCGTCCGCGCTGGCGCGCCTCCAGCAGGACCGGCCTATCTAG